The Triticum aestivum cultivar Chinese Spring chromosome 5A, IWGSC CS RefSeq v2.1, whole genome shotgun sequence genomic sequence GATATGATCCGTTCATGAAGAACTTGTTAAACATCTGGTTAATCTCGTTGAATTTGAACTATTTCTAATTgaatttgaactattgttgtaTTAGACTTATTTGGATGCAATGTATGGATGGTTTATACTATTTTCTATCTGAACTTTGATGAATTTCATCGTGTTTTATGCATTTTATCTGGTTAGTTGAAATGCAGTTTGAGATGTATGCGGATAGCGGATGGCCGGCTCCCGCATCCGTATCCATGCACTGTCCTCCCTGTCCACGGATGGATGCGGTGTCCGGTTTGTGGATCagcattgaagatgccctaattTCCCAAACCTGTCACATTTGCATTTAGGTTTGCAGAAACCATTGTATGGATTTTAATTCCCTGGACGTGTCACAGTTTGACACTGTCTCCATCCTAAGGCGAGCAGAGATAGTGGTCTCCCCTCCGGCAATGTGTGAGGAGAGATAGTGATCTCTCCTCCGTCCTCGACTTAGCTGTCCTAACATAGAGACAATGTTCCTCTCATCCTCTATCTGATGCGTCCCTACGGCCTCTGCACGCACTGATCCTCTTCGGCATGGTGTTCATCTTCGGCCCGATCTTGTTGTTTTCTTTGGTGGCAGTTGTGTTTGGGCTTCTCTAGTTAGCATCTCGATAGTCGTTGCCCTGCATTTATTGCATGTATTAAGTTTGTATCTTTGTAGTCAACACCGTTGTATCTCCTAGCCGGTTGATGGCTCCATTAATTTAAAGTTTTTGGACtatatgccttttctctaaaaaaatcaTTCGAAGTTCCTATCTGAACTTGCCCTTTCATTTGCCTTGATGACCATTTTCACTTGATTTCATCCTCGCATGGGCTAACTTGAAGCCTTTCTTTCGATGCAGACCGATGAGAATTATATAACCAATAAAGATATAGAAAACATGTAGTACGTGTTAGTTCACAAAATGATTCATAATTTCTTACCATACCACTCAAGCCCATGCGGTACATAACTTGCACTTGTGAGTTGACCTCTAGTTCAATATTTCATCTTTATCTTTACTTCACAATCAAAGTTGATGTCTTGAAGGTTATTTAGATTTGCATATAACTCATCACTGTTTCTAGtcgatcttgggtggttctctacgTGAGAACCTCTGGCATGTTGTTAAAACACGCGCAACAAATTTTGCATCGTCGGACAATCCGGCCAAGTGCATCGTCGGCTCAGAAACCTTCCATGAGGCCAGACAGTTTGGTCATTTTGAACCAGATAGTCCGAGTGCACCAAAAAAATGCCCAATAGGCAGATTTGGGTATGAAATTTCCCATTTCTCTTGCTCTTTGTTGATCTTAATATATTCATCATTACAACTCAATGATATTGACATATATCTTGATCTTGATGGCATTCATTCCAAAACATCCAATTTTCTTATTGCATCACACATGAAACATGTCGTCATACATAGGGGACGACATATAATTGGAGAAAGAAGAAAACTAGTATCAACTTGAACGCATTTTTTTACTGATTATTTCGTGTCCAACTTTTTTTTTCATTATACTGGTCATTGTTTTCCTCGATAATTATCATATCTAAAGTGTCCGTGtgtttcctcaaaaaacaaaatgtTGCTTCACACGTCACTGCAAATACCTTAATCTCCAAAAAGGACAATTATTTTTGGCCTTTTCTCTAGACCCGAGTAATGTCGTTTTGGGCTCGCACTTCCCCTTAGACCCGGGCATGGACAGCCCGACCCGAAAGCCAGACATCTGGGCGTAGTTCGGGTTCAGCTTTTCTACCCGAAGCCCGGCCTAAAAGCTCGAAAAGGGCATTAATCACTattttattacaaatataggtatAATATATATCATTTAAATATCCCAAAATTAATCATTTCAATTCAAAAAGGTCACTGTTCATGTgtttcgggccgggccgggccaggcTAGGGCTTGAGATTTTGAGATCGGTCTTCGATAACGTCCGGCCCGACGAATGCCCAGGTTTACTTTCCCTCATGGCAAAGCAAAAGGGACACGTATTTTCCCAAATCCGCCTTCCTACGAGTGCCGCCGCGAGTCGCACTAACAACCACGCCCTCACTCACTGGCCACCtgaaacagaaacagaaacagaaagattCTCTCTCAAGTCCGGCCGGCGGCTAAACCCAAACCCCGCGGAGCCCGATGTCGCCGGCGGCGACGCGCATCCTGCTCGCGGGCGCCCGGCTCCGCGGCCGCGGCCTCTCCacgtcggccgagccctccccctccccctcgctGTCCCCCTCGCAGCTCCCGAGGGGCAAGCGCTGGGACGCGGTGGTGATCGGCGGCGGCCACAACGGGCTCGCGGCCGCCGCCTACCTCGCGCGCGCCGGCCGCTCCGTCGCCGTGCTGGAGCGGCGGGGCGTCCTCGGCGGCGCCGCCGTGTCCGAGTCGGACCTCGTCCAGGGCTTCCGCTTCTCCCGCTGCAGCTACCTCCTCAGCCTCCTCCGCCCCGCCCTCATCCGGTAACGCGTCTCCCGATCCCCTCCTCTTTCTGCGATCGATCTCAGCCTCCATTTCCATCGGATTTACTTACAAACCGGGCCCCTGTTCCGTACCTGCATTCTGAAATTCTGTGAGGACGTATGTACTGAAGAACTGATGCTTATGCCACTGCCACTGCTACTGATGATGGATGATTCAGGGAGTTGGAGCTGGAGAGGCACGGCCTGAAGCTCCTGCCGCGGAGCCCGTCGTCGTTCACGCCGTGCCTCGACGGCCGGTACCTGCTCCTCGGCCCGGACGCAGAGCTGAACCGCTCTGAGATTGGCAAGTTCTCCAAAAAAGATGCAGAGGCATACCCGAGGTGACAGACAGACACACCGAGAATTCACTGTGGTTTCCTCTGTGCGTTTCAGCTTGGATTTGTCTTTTACACTAGCAATGGGTTTGATGTGTGAATGTAGGTACGAGGAGCAGCTAGAGAAGTTCTGCAAGCTCATGGACTTCGTCATAGACTCGCCTCCGCCGGAGCTGAGGCAGCTGTACCATGCTTCCATGGTCGACAGGATGAAGGATAAGGTCGACAAGTCAGTGTTCTGGAGCAAGCTTCTTGGCATCGTGATGCAACAGGGGCAAAAGGACATGGTGTGAGTACTAAATACATCACCTCTCTTAGTGATGTTACTGTTGCAGCCATTTGCGAACAATGCAGTATGTAAAGTTAAATCTTTTTACACTGGCAGGAACTTCTTCGACCTTCTTCTGTCGCCAGCGTCGAAGGTCTTGAATAACTGGTTTGAGGTTGAAAGCTTGCTTCCCTCTTCTCTGAAACACTTCTCTTCTGTCTTCACAATGAACATATGGAGAAAACTGTATTGCATTTGACCATCTACACATGTCGGATGAGAATAACTTCTTGAGTTCTTGTGTAACTTCTTGAGTTCTTGTGCTGACCGCTCTGGTACTACAGGGTGATGTATTGAAGGCGACCCTGGCGACTGATGCTGTGATTGGTACTATGGTAAGGGTGCATTACTTAATCCACTTTTTTGTGTGCCTGCTGGATTAGTGTTTGACAATTGCGTCTCCCCTGTATAGGCTGGTGTGAACACTCCAGGATCAGGATATGTTCTCCTGCACCACATCATGGGAGAAACTGGTGGTCAACGTGGTGTTTGGGCGTATGCTTCTGACCATATCCATGTTATTCTGTTCCACCATAAAAATATGTAGTTAGCAAAAAGCCAAAAACCTATAGGATAATGTAGCCTTCATTGTTCTACATACACTTGAAACTGAATAAAGGATTGCTGGTGCTCATCTCCATTGGCTAGGAAAACAAGTATTCAGTTGCCTTAGAGTCAGTTTCAAGGGTTGATGTCACAGGAAATGTCATCACACTCTACCCAAATTTGTTGGTGTTGCCACTTTTAGTTCTTTATTTAGTTGGTGTCTTCGTTTaccttttttttttctctttttcagaaAACCTTTCATTCATTTTTTTATACACTTGCAGGTATGTCGAAGGTGGTATGGGCTCAGTCTCATCAGCTATAAGCAAAGCAGCTCTGGAAGCAGGCGTGCAAATTGTAACAAATGCTGAGGTGCATTTTCTCTTCTTGTGCAAgccctctttgttgcatgtcgatcATGTTTGGCTGAacaaataattaaaatcaaagcAGACCAGAAAGAAAACTGGATTTTACATCGAAGAAGTCATTAACTATGTAGTGGCATAAATTTAATTgtgagagcaattttttatttgtCGTTTCTTGCCTCACTTGCCCAAGTGTTTTTGCATAGGTTTCACAAGTAATGGTCGATGAAACTACTGGAAAGGTGCAAGGGGTAAGTCTTGGACTAATCAGCAAGTGTATGCGCACTGTGTAGTTCATTTCTTTCCACCTATTGAAGGATTGCGAATCTGTAGGTTGCTTTGGCTGATGGAACCGAGTTGCACTCATCAGTTGTGTTATCAAATGCCACACCGTATAAAACATTTGTGGTAAGAATCACTCTGAATATGTATTGGTGTGAAGATTTATTAGCTCTACCTTTGCAGGCATAATTAGAAAATATCCTCTAAATTGACACCTGGTTTTGTTTGCAGGACCTTGTGCCTGCCAATACTCTTCCAGaggagttcctctgtgccatcaagACAGCGGATTATAGCTCTGTAAGTACTTAGTTACTAGCTTATTTAAATAAAGGAACTACATTGGTGGTGTGCGTTCTTACAAATATCTGTCTACGCAATATACGATGATAACCTTGTTCATTTACTTGTATAGTCTATCTATTATCCTTGCATTTCATTAGTATGGATGCCAAAGTTTTCTCAAGTAAAAAGAACTCGTGATTGTGGGAAAGCTATTTGTGGTCCACATTGACTTTCAGTAACCAACTTGTAATATTGTTGCTAACTATGCTCTGGAGAACAGGCAACAACGAAGATCAACGTTGCTGTTGATGCGCTGCCACAGTTTCGCTGTTGCAAAAACATCAACCGTAAAGGTGGCCCGGAGCACATGGGCACCATACACATTGGATCTGAAAGGTACTTAAGTTAGGGAATAGTTCCTACTTTGGCACATATTTATCAACTGTGTCTATTGTTCTTCTGCATATCTGTGGACAAGCAACAATCTATGAGACACTGTTTGTTATCTTTGTCCTGTTCATGTATAGCAGGGCAAGGAAAATAATCTCTTAATTCAACATTGTCACTCTTCAATAGAAAATTCTGCTGTTTACATTTATGTTCCTTGCTTGTCATGTCAACCTGATGCACCAACTTGGTAGCCTACATCTATGTATTGAAGTGCATGTTATTGCTAGTACCTCAGGATAATAAAGAGCATAGTCTGGCTAGGCTAAGTAGTCATAAGATGTCCGAGTTGTGGATTAGCATTTTCATTCTTCTAAGAAAAAGCTAGATGATCTGGCCAATCAATTCTTTTGTGTGAGACGATTTTTGTATAGTTCAGCAGTCACTTTTTCAGACTTAAGTCGTGTTACATTTCAATATGGAACTTTTACTTGCTCTTCAGCATGGAGGAAATCGATATAGCATACAAGGAAGCTGCAGGCGGCTTCTCATCCACAAGGCCTGTAATAGAAATGACAATTCCTTCAGTCTTAGATAAGACCATCTCTCCACCAGGTATGCCATTTTCTTTTGCTTCCCCATAATTGCATCTGAGTAAATTTACCATTCTGGCAATATTTAATTGTAAGGAACCTTTTCTGTGTACACTAAATTTACATTTTAAAGTTAACGTGTTCAAGGTCATTTTGGATGTTTATAATGTTGTGATCTCCCATATTGTGTATATACTTCACATGGAGTTATGGACTGACTCATATTCCATCTTTCACTTTATCCTTTGGATAGGTCAGCATGTTATTAATCTTTTTGTTCAGTACACGCCCTACAAACTGTCAGAAGGCAGTTGGCAGGATCCGGCTGTTAGAGTAAGTTGATCCTTCTTACATTTTGATTTCATGACGCACTGTATGTTTAATCTTTGCACTTCACCACAGCCCACACTTCTNNNNNNNNNNATTTTTTACCCAAACACAAATGGGATAAATGATAAAATTGATAACCTTGCCCTTGGGCATTGTGATCCATCACTGTGTGGAGAGAACAATTTTTCTGAATTCAGGTCCAGCTACTGACCATTGACCATTTTGATCGACACCAATTTTCAGAAATCATTTGCTGAGAGATGCTTTTCCTTGATCGATGAGTATGCACCGCACTTTAGCTCATCAGTGATAGGCTATGACATGCTGACTCCACCTGATCTTGAAAGGGAGTTTGGCCTAACAGGTAACATCCCTTGGTTCCATGTATTGTCTTTTGTAAGCTGTGCGCGGGCAGACCGGATGCCGTTTTGTATTGTTCCTTCTTTTTACCAGTTAAAAAAACTTAGCTAAGCAGAGATGATTCACATTTCTCAGGTGGCAACATCTTTCACGGAGCGATGGGCTTGGATTCCCTCTTCCTGATGAGGCCTGCCAAGGGATGGTATGTTTGAGTCACATGCATATTAAGTTGTGCTCTGGTCCCTTCTACTCCACAACCTTTGACCCTTCCAAGGTTCAAAACCTGTTCCGCTTTGTGATAATGGCTAACCAGTTTCGCTTTGCACCATACAGGTCAGATTACAGAACCCCTGTGAAGGGGCTGTACCTCTGCGGCAGCGGTGCGCACCCAGGCGGCGGGGTGATGGGTGCCCCGGGCCGCAATGCTGCTGCTGTGGTTTTGGATGATCTCAAGGCAAGATAGATGCAATTCATGGAAGATGGAAATGGCAGCTGACAATAGGGTAGCATTTTCAAGCGCAAGGCTGCAAAACCGGCACGTGTGTAGTCTAGTATCAAAATGCGAACCTTGTCATTAGGCCatctggtagagataattttgTCATGCGTACTTGCATGATTGAAAGGATGAGACACGAGAAGCATTTTCTGAATGAATTGCTGGCAGCTATTCTCATTTTGGCTCCTCTTATCGGAGGGCTAAAAGGGATTAATTCTCAGTTATGCACTTCCATCTATTTTCTTCTCTATGAAGTAGGTAGTTTTTGGGTGAggtctctcgaatcttcaatttgGTTAGATGTGAAGGGAAGTAGAGTTTGCAAAGTATAGTTAGATATAAACTTGTGAGTGCTATGCTCATCTGTACTTTTGAACTGCCATCCAGTAATTTGTGTCGCTTAGCTTGTCTGCAGACTTGAATTTCAACGTAGGTAGCTTGTATAGAGTAAAGGAATTCCAGTGTCACTGCTTTCCCATCTTTTGGTTTTCCTCCAATATCCCAGGTTGTCCGGTATACTGATTTCACATTTGTGAATCTCAAGTCTTAGTAAGGACTAAATGGGGGTATTTATATGTCAGGAACCTGACAAGGATCGAACGAACTAAACACTCAACTATGCGAATTCAGAGGTGAATTTAGGAGAATTTGCGCTAGGGTTTGTATTGCAGCAAAGGGGAAAGTAGCAAGCACGCCACAGGCGGCTAGGGTTTATACCCAGTTAGAATAATTCATGCCCAAAACTGAGAGCGAGGGGTGGCTATATAGGCAATACAAAGAGAAAAGCAGAACAGAAAGCAAAGACAGAGCACATGGCGTGTCGGGCGATGAACAGCGACACTCGGGGCGATGATAGCCGTTGGATGAAGAATCTACGACTGATGACAAGCCAGTGGCGAACCGTTATCTTCACTGGAGAGCCACTGGATGGCAGATCGACGACTGACCTTGCTTCCAACACGCAGAAACAGGGGCCTTGCTTCCAACACGCAGAAACAGGGGATTTTTTCAGAGATG encodes the following:
- the LOC123102012 gene encoding pyridine nucleotide-disulfide oxidoreductase domain-containing protein 2; protein product: MSPAATRILLAGARLRGRGLSTSAEPSPSPSLSPSQLPRGKRWDAVVIGGGHNGLAAAAYLARAGRSVAVLERRGVLGGAAVSESDLVQGFRFSRCSYLLSLLRPALIRELELERHGLKLLPRSPSSFTPCLDGRYLLLGPDAELNRSEIGKFSKKDAEAYPRYEEQLEKFCKLMDFVIDSPPPELRQLYHASMVDRMKDKVDKSVFWSKLLGIVMQQGQKDMVNFFDLLLSPASKVLNNWFEGDVLKATLATDAVIGTMAGVNTPGSGYVLLHHIMGETGGQRGVWAYVEGGMGSVSSAISKAALEAGVQIVTNAEVSQVMVDETTGKVQGVALADGTELHSSVVLSNATPYKTFVDLVPANTLPEEFLCAIKTADYSSATTKINVAVDALPQFRCCKNINRKGGPEHMGTIHIGSESMEEIDIAYKEAAGGFSSTRPVIEMTIPSVLDKTISPPGQHVINLFVQYTPYKLSEGSWQDPAVRKSFAERCFSLIDEYAPHFSSSVIGYDMLTPPDLEREFGLTGGNIFHGAMGLDSLFLMRPAKGWSDYRTPVKGLYLCGSGAHPGGGVMGAPGRNAAAVVLDDLKAR